The genomic interval AATCATTGTTGAAGACTTTGAAGTGTATATGacattattcatttttaatgtTTAAGTAACAagcaaaatcattaaaataagataaaaactGTTGGAACGTATCAAACTAATTTTCCTCCTTAAAAAATCCTTTACAATAGGGGAAATGGCAAAACACATACACAAGTAAATTcttgtaacaaaaaaatatatacaatgaAGTTTTATTTCATTGTCCCCTTTTCCCATTCTCTTCAGTCTCCAGCATGCATCACTAAAAATTAACTGAACTAACTTGACTAGGATCAATGACAACCCCATGAACCGCCGCTGACCGGCCAACATTTCTACTTTGTCTAGCAGTAGCATATGATAGTTGGATATTTTGAGGAATAGGAGCTTTCGGCGAGTGGCCAGCGACACAAAGTGCACCGGTGTCGTCTTGCTCCCAGTATACTTCTACCATAAAGCCTGTCGGGTTTTCAGCAGACTCTGTTCCTGGAATTCCCACAAATCTAGCTCCTACAGGAATctgcaaaattattttattgatcaGCAAAAAATAGACAGTTGTCTCAGCTACAACAGTGTTGACAATTGTGAATCAGGAAAAACAATAGTTTATTCAAGTTCTGTTACGCTATAATATTGTAGCCTTGCTAAAGTCGCTATTGAacaacactttgtactaaaatggaaaagaaaaaaattaatagtttctAGAGAGGCAAGCCCTAAAATGGTTTTATATGTTTCTTCACCATGTGATGTCCCCATTGTctttttcacatatattaagaaaagtagGTAGTAAATTTAATGTGTAGATGTTCCTAAAATACCCTATATACATGAATGTGTAGAAAAAAATTTGaccttttgttttttaaaataaattagtagtaTCAATCAGGGACATGTgtggaaaaaataataaatgcacATAATAATTTGAAAGGAAGCTTATACTAGGGGATAATTTTTTTCCCAAATGTTGCTTATACTAGGGGATAATATACCATTCATGTTCACTTTTTGCTAGAAAATTAACTAACCAATTAGCACTCAATTTCTTGAGAATTGCGAGGCGCATACCAAAAGAAAATGCAGTTACAATTACCTGCATAGACTCTCCAGATGTCAAAGACAAAGTCACTAGGCTCCCTTCAGCTGCAGCACTTTCTAGCTCTGCTTGCTTTGCAATATTCAAGAAAACTTCTTCAAGAGTTGTTAGACCAAGCTGGATGTCAGATATGCCAAACTCTTCTTCTCTGTCTTGGAGTTCCGAAAAAAAATTCTAGTATGAAAGCAACAACATTAGAAGAGAATATTAACCATATTATTAAGCACAAATCCTCAATGTATGACTAATTTGTACATGCACAATTTTTGTATACATGTATCACGCACACATGCTCACAAATGCAATAAACAAGTCTGCAAAAAAGTACTTTTAGGAGGTATCCTTCATTATGAACTATGGCATTAAGCAAAAGACAggattaatttgaatatattttcaTGCAGAAATGAAATACTGAACTCTTCTAAAATCAGATAGTTGTTTTTCCATTTGAAACAACTAACATTCAAACCCTGGTGTTAAGAAGATTCAAAAGAAATGGAATCGAAGCCAAGAAAATAAAGCTTACTGTTAGGAGTGCCTCTCTTTCATGAGGAATCACATAAGTAAGAAAGTTATTGTTCTCCTCTTTTGGTACTACATCTAAATGCTGCAACAACATTTCAGGGGttaaaaaccaattttttattttaaatgaaaagattctataaatcaacaaaattattcaTCTCACATTCTTAAAGAATTGCTTCACAGCCTCACGATGTGTTGCTGATATGTCATCTCCATTTGCAGGACCATGCTCAATATTGTTTCCATAGAAGCTAATATTAGCAATAAAACCAGTACCGAAGCGCGACTTCAATCTGATTGAGGTACCAATACAGCGGAGCCTTCCCTTTGCCATGATTCCAATGCGGTCACTTAGAATGTCGGCTTCTTCCATAGAATGTGTTGTGAGAACAATGGCACGCCCTCTTTTTGCATTTTCAATTATGTCCCACACATGCCTCCTTGTTATTGGATCCATACCGGTAGTCTAAGAAATACGAATGAAAGATTAAATCTTGTAACCGTATTGAGAAAATATATGCTTTAAAGAAGATATCCTTTTTTTCGCATACCGGTTCATCCAAAATGACTAATTTCGGGTCACCGATAAGAGCAATTGCAACACTAAGACGGCGTTTCATTCCTCCACTGTAACTTCCAGCTCTTACTTTGGCTGCATCCATGAGTCTCACCTCTGCTAAGGATGTCTGAGTAATCTACATTTTTCAGAAGAAGTTCAATTAAAGGGAAAAAGAAGCTGAACTCTTAATACTACTTATGTTCCTAAATATAGGACTCTATTGACTAAATCACatgaattaagaaaattaatagtaatattaaatttgttgacaaTTGGTATTGTTTTACAAGTTTACCTTTCAAGAGATAAAATTAGTGTATGTTTCAACCATAGTATTTATTACACgttgcaaaaaaaaaagatgtaacaTAATTAGGGGTATGTTGGTAAAGGACTAATTAATGCAGTTGAAAACATAAAAGGAGTCCTTGACAAACAAAAATCTGAAGAGGGTCTTATATTTAGAGTCGAAGGTAGTAGTTACTAATTTCAAACAATACAAACTAGAACACAAAAATTCTTACGGATGAATGTGTGTGTAACTTTCAATGTGCAGAACAATTTCAGGCATGGAGCAGACATACCGATTTTATAGAAGCCGGGGACAGGCCTTTAATACTAGCAAAGAGTTCCAGGTGTTCTTGACCAGACAGTGCATCCCATAGGATATCAAACTGTAGATTAGAAGATTCAGTTCAGTCATCTTTTTTCTAATGCAATCTTAATGTGGTAAATTTTTGCGTCATAcaagaaaaacatttataattaGAGAGAAAGAGACACCTGGGGACACACTCCTATAAGCTTTCGAATGTTTGACATGCCAGTGGAGCTTCGGACCGAATGTCCATAAATCAATGCTGTTAAGGAAATTGAAAAGTTAGATATATACATAATCTTTCTTGATACCAACATTTTGATTACTTAGTAGTCAACATAGtaaatagagagagagagagagagagagagagagagagagagagagagagagagagagagagagagagagagagagagagtatcACCATCTCCGTCAGTTACTGGAGTTATCCCAGTCAAACAATTAATAGCTGTAGTTTTTCCAGCTCCATTGGGTCCTAAAAGACAAAATAACTGATCCTTTGTAAAGTTCACCCACAAGCCCTGAAAATAATTTGAGAATAACACATTGCTCATCATCCAAACTTAGTTCCCTCCAATCAGTGAGAAATTAGAATCTTGACCAACTTGTCATATTGAAACACGAAATATGTGAGACTGGCTCAGGGACAGAAGGAAAGATAGAAAAAGAGAGAGCTTTGTAATTGATCAAGGAACCTTGTTACTGTTTGGCGCCAAAATACTGTGATGAGCATTGAGCCCTATTTAATATTCATGCTATTCTTGTAGAGCTTtgcaaaatagaaaatttgtaGATgcgtttaaaaaaatcatagatTACAAGAAAAATTTAGAGATGTTAAGGTTGCTCTAGTTCATACGGCTAGAAAAATCTACAGATATTAAGATTGTCCTAAACTCCTAGTTCTTATGTCTTCATTTATTGATGTTTCGTGAAAGTTCCATATTATAATTCTCTATCAGGGACATTCAGGTAAAACATTATAATGGGGTAAAATCAGACAAAGTAACAAGTTTTACCTTAACAGCATGGTAAGGTGTACTTCTTTTACATTTACAGCAGCAACCAATGTTAAATGTACCGGGATAAGTCTTCGCAATGCCATGTATCTGTACAGCAATATTTGCGTCAACCACGCCTTGTGTTAGTTGCTGTTTAAcagtattttcttcttcaagTACATCTTCATCATCTGGTGTACTATTCTCTTCATGTTGGGATGAAATAAAGCAACTACAAACCCCACCCTCTATGAAAGAAAGGCAAAGAGACGGGAAAGAAAAGTTAATACCAAATCCATAAGTAATAACAAACACGccttagataaaaaaaaaaaaaattaatcattacCTTTCACTTTTTGTCCTCCATTTCCTGTCCAATAACGAGGATTTAGAAAGTATAACACGGATTTCCTAACACCCATTGCATTTGGGATTATATTGTCGAAGTAGATTGCCAGAACAAACCACAGAAAGAATGTCCCCAAAAGCcatttataaatatcattctgTCAATGAAAGAAGATATACCAAGCAAATTATTGCAGTGACATATCTAAGGCTGAAGGGAAGGGAAGcgaaaaataaaaggaatataGAACCATGGAACATAACCATTGCATACAATTGTTATCACACAGTCATCGTCGTTAACTGCGCATTCTCCCCGTTTACTCCAGCTGACACCGCCATCTTCAGGGGTTGATACTGCACCTGAGAGCACTTTCAGGGCTTGAGCAAACGGATTAGGAGGGAACAATGACCATATATTTCGTAACTTAAGAGATATGCTATCGGTGTAAGGAAATCCTGCTTGTACCACAAGCTGCAAATAGAAAAAGTAACAGACAAAAAGAACGTGAGCATCCCTTGTTTCTATTTACTCGGTGAAAATTGTCGTGAAAGAATGAGAAGTGTTGGTTCATGCCTGAGTCACAAAGCCGACAATAAATATGGAGAAGCCAACAGTTGTTGCTGAAGATGATTTACGAATGAAAGCGGATAACATGAAGGCCAACCCAGTCTAAAACAAAAGGAGAAATTATTAGGCATCACTGAAACCTTCAAATTCACACAAGGTATAAATGGTAAAGCTGGAAGATTCTCACCATGTTGAGTTCAAATAGGAAGAACAAAATGAACAGAACGGTGAAActgtttttcaagaaaaattgaAACTGAAACATCATGCCAGAGAGAATTATGAGAATAGATGATAGAAGTGTAACAACTGTTTCCCAGGTTAGCCATGATAACCAGTACGCAGAGTCGTAAAGCCCCATCACGGTCATTGCCTATCCAAAAAGAAATGCCATGACATCAACAAACACCATTATAAAACGAAAAAATAAACAACCAAAATTTTCACGGCATAGTTTGACAGTGGgacaaaattaatgaaaaaaccACCACTTTAGTTCCTATCAAGGTTTTAAATAAAGGTACACGACCACAATTGAGGCCGTATCAGCTGCATGACCACAATTGAGGCCGTATCAGCTGCATGACCACAATTTTCCCTATTATCAAGGATCATGATCGCGATttaaaaccttggatcctttatACCAACAATAAATATTGGCTATATTGATCTTATCTTAGTATTCTCATGAACTAATAATGAGTACAAATTCTAGGGATTGATGCATATGACCAATAATTGAAGATTATACGGCATTAAAATGAGATTTTTGCATTCTCTACATAGGCAGGACAGCAGTGAGTAGGACTATACAATACCTGGCGAAGTTTAAGCTCTTTCTCTGTCACCAAAGAACTCATCTGAAGAACAAAATTAAACATAGCAATTGCAAGAAAAAATGCTGGACCTATCGATCCAACCGCAGAGAAAGGACTCATAGCTGGGTGCGCAAATTCCTTCAAAAACACATTCCACTTGAAGCTTGGGTCTACAAACAATTCATCAAGCCATCAATTAGAATTTAGAACATGGATTTGATCATTAacaagattttaaaattaattaacaattacaaatttaatcaaagttTTAATTAAAAGGTATGAAACCACCAACTAGGCCACAAATTAGAGTTTCTGATGTCTTTGCTACACAATTCAGGCTGCATCGGCCACAACATCAAGATTTTTGATGTCTCTATGCAATTGAGATTGCATCAGCCACGACATCAAGGCTTTCTATGTCTCTACAAATGCAATTGATGTAGCATCGGCCACGACATTAGACTTTTTTATGTCTCTGCAGCCGCAATTGAGTGCAACACCAAGGTTTATCATGTCTTCGCAACTACAATTAATGTCGCATCGGCCACAACATCAAGCCTTTTGATGTCAATGCAACCGCAATTGAGGCTACATCGGCCATACCATCCATACTACAACATCACCACTCTAAATATCTCCGCAACCGCAGTTGAGGCTGCATCGACCACACCAACGGGCCACACAATATAAACTTCAACAACAACATTTAACCACAATTCTCCTCTTAAAACCTTGATTCATTAATTTTGGAGACTTCTACTGTACATTGACAAGTTTTGGTACTATCAAATTAATTGACCCATAATTGAATGACATGATTTCGTCAATCAGTACTATTTATTTAGTCAAGTATAATGTTGACGTGAATAAGTTACTgataaactaattcaattattggttaaaattttGATAGTACCGgtctactctttttttttttgtcatagtAATGTAGAAGTTGTCATtaattttttggtaaaaaaaaaacttgattttgattttgattattatacCTCCAATAAGGTATCTAGCGATTTCACGTTCAGCAGCAAGCTGAAGAGGAATTTGAAAAGAAAGAGTAGGATCTTCAAATCTCCCTCTTTTCTGAAGACTAGTTGAATTCGTTTGTATCCCATACCCAATAACACTCCCATTCTTCTCAACAAAATGAACCGCAGCAGGACACTGCATAGGATTCCTAAAAAGCCACTGATCAACTTCATCTTTATCACGAAACGACTTAACCTTCGAAACGGGTATGGGCCTACCCGGGTTATTTTGAATGATCCGGCCCACGATGGTTTGAAACTTGGGGTTTTGATCACCACTCCATATGAAATCGTAGCAAGGTtgtttgatgaagaatttgTGTTCACAAGGTGGGATTGGTGGTGAAGGTATTAATTTTGGGTTTGTTATTGATTTGAAAgatgaagttgttgatgtttgTGCTTTGATTGCTTTGTCTACAGCGAATATTaagaaaatgaataatattGGAGAGAGTAATTGGAGAAGGATTGATCTCTTGCTTCGCCATGATAATAGTATGTTCTTTTTTAATAGAGATTTGTATTGTTGTGTTATAAGAGATAAAGTGTTGctcattgttgatgattttctctctctctctctctctcttttgcTGTGTGTGTGGGTCACTGCTTCTGTGTAAGAGAGAGAGGGGGAAATGAAGTGTGAACAAAGTCGTTCGAAACACGATGGATGGAGTATTTCATGAAAAATATTGTTGCTTAATTATGGTTTTTTTCtagtttagtttaatttataagagtttgattttttattttttttatagaaagttttaatatttttttacttaatattaattatttaagattttgacaaatgaattactttaataaattaacttattttttttgaatgaaaatataaacaaatgtaattaataatattttataaattttgtaatttaattgatttttacttttaatttattcctAATGGCCTTTGTCCTTAATATCATAATTTAAGACATTCAGAATATTTCATAAATGAATTAAGAAAATTCTATATTTGATCAGAAAAAAAGATAGTACATTATTAGTGTaaattatcttcttttttttacattaatgataattttattaaataaaatctcATTAATTCATATACAATTCGAATTATAAAGAACATATTTACGAAAATAATGAGCAGTTTGGTTGACTTCGCGTCTAAtacgtaaaaaaaaataaactatgaaaacaaacatttaaattaatacaaCTTTAATAATAAAACCAATTAAGGTAGAAAATTGTTAATAAATGTTTAATGTCACGACCACATTTAATTCGGCTATAATGTCACGCCCACATTTAACAATAGATATATGTGTCTTTTAAACAATAGTAGCCACACCAAcatcaattcattcaaaaaaattttacattgacaataaatagtttttaatctattaaaaactataaaatcaattatttatattagcGACAATATATTGCCACTACTCTCACATGTAtagaagaacaacaacaacaaatgtCATTATTGTGCATTTAGCCGTTATTGTACCAATAAAAACCTTACTTCTTTATACGGTGTATGATCTTGAAAATCACAAATGTCATTGTACGATTatgagaatttcaaaatttagataATATAGTTGTTGTTGAAATGGTGAAATGAATTGATGATAACTTTGGTTATTAGAATTGAGGTATAAACTATTTGAGTCATGCACATGATAGTCCTTTGAGAGTAAGTATTGGTTTACAATGGCGGGGGGAGGAAAGTAGATATGAGGGTTAAGATCCCAAAATTATGGAGTCTTTTTTGTGACACATTCATGATATTAGGAGGGGTAACTTAGGGATATGAAGTGGAAGTACGTCGTTTTGGGCTTTGTAGTGACGACCACTTATGATTTTGGGGTATTTGGGTGCTTAACTCCTAGGTTTCGCGAGAGTGATTCCTCTGTGTCGAGAGTTACTTGAACTCATCTTAATCCCTTATTTATAAGAAGTCTTGTAtggtaaaaaaaacataatattttgaatacttGTGAATATGTTGTATATATAaagaatttataaatatgtgaaTATATAAATCTTCCTATACGTGTTATTGTATTAAGAAGTTACAATTTAGTATCTGTTTTTATTGTTGTACATGttgattttatcaataaaaatataaatttatgtatttagaaaaaaatatgatctacattaaaatcgattttaaaattaaaattaatttcaatctTTGAAAATGTTAGGTTTCAAACATgcattgaaataattattttcacatattttgaCCATGGGATTCGAATAaaagtttatgtttttttttttttttgaatcaaACCTGTAAAAATATGTTGATTTGTATCCTTTTGAATAGGAATTATGTCCATTTGAATCACTATTTAGTTTATTCATTAGGCAtgtaaaataatgttatttCAATCAACCAATAGGTGATGCAAATCACATTGTTAAAACATATTTGAATTGGATTTACGCTGATTTGAATTAACATACTAAAGTAATTCGAATCAAACAcgtgtgttttttttatatataattttacttcATTAGATTAGTTTTCTCACTTCACTACATAGAAAAACTTTCATCACTCATTTATAAGCAACAAACATCACTTTTTCTATGAAATTCATTTCACACAAAGTTCTAATTTGATGTAAGTGATTTTGTTGGTGAGAAAC from Cicer arietinum cultivar CDC Frontier isolate Library 1 chromosome 5, Cicar.CDCFrontier_v2.0, whole genome shotgun sequence carries:
- the LOC101494799 gene encoding ABC transporter A family member 2, which gives rise to MSNTLSLITQQYKSLLKKNILLSWRSKRSILLQLLSPILFIFLIFAVDKAIKAQTSTTSSFKSITNPKLIPSPPIPPCEHKFFIKQPCYDFIWSGDQNPKFQTIVGRIIQNNPGRPIPVSKVKSFRDKDEVDQWLFRNPMQCPAAVHFVEKNGSVIGYGIQTNSTSLQKRGRFEDPTLSFQIPLQLAAEREIARYLIGDPSFKWNVFLKEFAHPAMSPFSAVGSIGPAFFLAIAMFNFVLQMSSLVTEKELKLRQAMTVMGLYDSAYWLSWLTWETVVTLLSSILIILSGMMFQFQFFLKNSFTVLFILFFLFELNMTGLAFMLSAFIRKSSSATTVGFSIFIVGFVTQLVVQAGFPYTDSISLKLRNIWSLFPPNPFAQALKVLSGAVSTPEDGGVSWSKRGECAVNDDDCVITINDIYKWLLGTFFLWFVLAIYFDNIIPNAMGVRKSVLYFLNPRYWTGNGGQKVKEGGVCSCFISSQHEENSTPDDEDVLEEENTVKQQLTQGVVDANIAVQIHGIAKTYPGTFNIGCCCKCKRSTPYHAVKGLWVNFTKDQLFCLLGPNGAGKTTAINCLTGITPVTDGDALIYGHSVRSSTGMSNIRKLIGVCPQFDILWDALSGQEHLELFASIKGLSPASIKSITQTSLAEVRLMDAAKVRAGSYSGGMKRRLSVAIALIGDPKLVILDEPTTGMDPITRRHVWDIIENAKRGRAIVLTTHSMEEADILSDRIGIMAKGRLRCIGTSIRLKSRFGTGFIANISFYGNNIEHGPANGDDISATHREAVKQFFKNHLDVVPKEENNNFLTYVIPHEREALLTNFFSELQDREEEFGISDIQLGLTTLEEVFLNIAKQAELESAAAEGSLVTLSLTSGESMQIPVGARFVGIPGTESAENPTGFMVEVYWEQDDTGALCVAGHSPKAPIPQNIQLSYATARQSRNVGRSAAVHGVVIDPSQVSSVNF